The following are encoded together in the Salvelinus alpinus chromosome 29, SLU_Salpinus.1, whole genome shotgun sequence genome:
- the LOC139559268 gene encoding tektin-2-like, producing MDAELKREVELAEEIIHLIQQKIHLVLDNLCSLKDVLTQMMPDHMDKGQALKLNEHCLTFDLQSPNLGYKYQPCHIVKG from the exons ATGGATGCTGAGCTGAAGcgggaggtggagctggctgaggaGATCATCCACCTGATTCAGCAGAAGATCCACCTGGTCCTGGACAACCTCTG CTCTCTGAAAGACGTGCTTACCCAGATGATGCCCGACCACATGGACAAGGGACAAGCTTTGAAGCTCAACGAACACTGTTTGACCTTTGACCTCCAGTCACCCAACCTGGGCTACAAGTACCAGCCTTGCCACATCGTCAAGGGATGA